One region of Sphingomonas adhaesiva genomic DNA includes:
- a CDS encoding FkbM family methyltransferase: MGVINETRKAVSDARNFGWRFLSGRWAAKGSRDVIALPVRHYGHVFVRPANTDIETLRDVLAGRSYDFSFPAQLGDRVNSFYHSVLSAGRKPVIIDAGANIGAASLWFRRLFPEAHIVAIEPDADNGRVLRENIGGLPNCTILNAAIGSTSGFAAVRDGEGDDSGWAKQTERATSGVPIVTMAEAIATVDDGTALIVKIDIEGFESDLFQANLDWLDDVRVVIIEPHDWMKPGEGTSFSFQRAMAAHSFELFIRGENLIYVRLQPDRKNASSR, from the coding sequence ATGGGCGTAATCAACGAGACACGCAAAGCGGTCAGCGATGCACGAAACTTCGGGTGGCGCTTTCTTTCCGGCCGCTGGGCAGCGAAAGGATCGCGCGATGTCATCGCATTGCCGGTTCGACATTACGGCCATGTGTTCGTCCGCCCTGCCAATACGGATATCGAGACGTTGCGCGATGTATTGGCCGGACGGAGCTATGACTTTTCCTTTCCGGCCCAGCTCGGCGACCGGGTGAATTCTTTCTACCATTCCGTCCTGTCGGCGGGACGCAAGCCGGTCATCATCGATGCAGGCGCGAACATCGGCGCCGCGAGCCTGTGGTTTCGGCGCCTTTTCCCCGAAGCTCACATCGTGGCGATCGAACCCGATGCGGATAACGGCAGGGTGCTGAGGGAAAACATCGGCGGCCTGCCGAACTGCACCATTCTGAACGCCGCCATCGGCTCGACGAGCGGCTTCGCTGCCGTCAGAGACGGCGAGGGGGACGACAGCGGGTGGGCGAAACAGACCGAGCGCGCGACCTCGGGCGTGCCCATCGTAACCATGGCGGAAGCGATCGCAACCGTCGACGACGGTACGGCACTGATCGTCAAGATCGACATCGAGGGCTTCGAAAGCGACCTGTTCCAGGCGAACCTGGACTGGCTCGACGACGTTCGGGTCGTCATCATCGAACCCCACGACTGGATGAAACCCGGCGAAGGCACCAGCTTCTCCTTCCAGCGGGCCATGGCGGCTCATTCCTTCGAACTCTTCATCAGAGGCGAGAACCTCATCTACGTCCGCTTGCAGCCCGATCGCAAAAACGCAAGCTCGCGATAA
- a CDS encoding DNA/RNA non-specific endonuclease, with protein sequence MRNGYTYQIDARERTRRVSGALTVTDVPIRSCVSQAQAGGAERRASDDGGHYIAARFNGPTEAFNHIAQNANFNRGGYRVLEDEWAREKRGGKTVTVRIVPRFEGESGRPSAIDVWWTVDGDEKSLKFPNERSEKSRGGR encoded by the coding sequence GTGCGCAACGGCTATACTTACCAAATCGATGCGCGCGAGCGGACGCGGCGCGTTTCTGGTGCGCTGACGGTTACCGATGTTCCGATCCGTTCTTGCGTTTCGCAAGCACAGGCGGGCGGCGCAGAACGTCGGGCGAGCGACGATGGCGGCCACTACATCGCGGCGCGCTTCAATGGACCGACCGAGGCGTTCAATCACATCGCGCAAAATGCCAACTTCAATCGGGGCGGCTATCGCGTGCTCGAGGATGAGTGGGCGAGAGAGAAGCGAGGCGGAAAGACTGTCACGGTCAGGATCGTGCCGCGGTTCGAGGGGGAGTCCGGGCGACCATCGGCGATCGACGTGTGGTGGACGGTCGATGGCGACGAGAAGAGTCTGAAATTCCCCAACGAACGATCGGAGAAAAGCCGTGGCGGACGCTGA
- a CDS encoding DNA/RNA non-specific endonuclease: MRNGYTYQIDARERTRRVSGALTVTDVPIRSCVSQAQAGGAERRASDDGGHYIAARFNGPTEAFNHIAQNANFNRGGYRVLEDEWARDKRAGRAVTVKVVPQFSGGSVRPSTINVWWTVDGKINSLQFPNERSEKRRGGN; this comes from the coding sequence GTGCGCAACGGCTATACTTACCAAATCGATGCGCGCGAGCGGACGCGGCGCGTTTCTGGTGCGCTGACGGTTACCGATGTTCCGATCCGTTCTTGCGTTTCGCAAGCACAGGCGGGCGGCGCAGAACGTCGGGCGAGCGACGATGGCGGCCACTACATCGCGGCGCGCTTCAATGGACCGACCGAGGCGTTCAATCACATCGCGCAAAATGCCAACTTCAATCGGGGCGGCTATCGCGTGCTCGAGGATGAGTGGGCGCGGGACAAGCGTGCCGGACGGGCGGTTACGGTGAAGGTCGTTCCGCAATTCAGCGGCGGTTCTGTGCGGCCATCGACGATCAATGTGTGGTGGACGGTCGATGGCAAAATCAACAGCCTGCAATTTCCCAATGAACGATCGGAGAAGCGTCGTGGCGGAAACTGA
- a CDS encoding PAS domain-containing protein gives MDTARGYDDLRQDSDPTEGGVGEPQVQVGADERRMHVRAYNHWVSLLRDRPYPAIEDLEPASIADFGPHSVLLDFTAGLDDPAIQYIGRALRDECAVDQTIERISDVPARSLLSRLTDHYLQIIANRAPIGFEAEFVGTRGHNTLYRGILMPFSSDGTSIDFIYGVINWKEMIAAEEQAALDAELSAAVVAPRHDPVPAPAWADGPGAGTGMEGNEEAGTLDERLAAARDSVASARAAATRSHAALYRALGRAYDFAIAAEADPEALGALLTQAEIKPQARAPMTAIAKLVFGRDHDKTRLTEAATVLAYAARTGVPEGGLPRVLEAAAGGIKGIVAEERAARRPAAPTRRAAGPKLDGRAPVAELAIPSGLEDGAPVILIGRATATGIAVIGTMAPDEKLTARVLRRLA, from the coding sequence ATGGATACCGCGCGCGGCTACGACGATCTTCGCCAGGACAGCGACCCGACCGAGGGCGGCGTGGGCGAGCCGCAGGTGCAGGTCGGCGCCGACGAACGGCGCATGCACGTGCGCGCCTACAACCATTGGGTCTCGCTGCTGCGCGATCGCCCCTATCCGGCGATCGAGGATCTGGAGCCCGCCAGCATCGCGGATTTCGGCCCGCACAGCGTCCTGCTCGACTTCACCGCCGGGCTGGACGATCCCGCGATCCAGTATATCGGCCGGGCGCTGCGCGACGAATGCGCGGTCGATCAGACGATCGAGCGGATCAGCGACGTACCGGCGCGCTCGCTGCTGTCGCGGCTGACCGACCATTATCTGCAGATCATCGCGAATCGCGCGCCGATCGGGTTCGAGGCCGAGTTCGTCGGCACGCGCGGCCACAATACGCTGTACCGCGGCATCCTGATGCCGTTCTCGTCGGACGGCACGTCGATCGACTTCATCTACGGCGTCATCAACTGGAAGGAGATGATCGCCGCCGAGGAGCAGGCCGCGCTCGATGCCGAACTGTCGGCGGCGGTGGTCGCGCCGCGCCACGATCCGGTCCCGGCCCCGGCATGGGCGGACGGGCCGGGCGCGGGCACCGGGATGGAGGGCAATGAGGAGGCCGGCACGCTCGACGAGCGGCTCGCCGCCGCGCGCGACAGCGTCGCCTCCGCCCGCGCCGCCGCGACGCGCAGCCACGCCGCGCTCTACCGCGCGCTGGGCCGCGCCTACGACTTCGCGATCGCAGCGGAGGCCGATCCGGAGGCGCTGGGCGCGCTGCTGACGCAGGCGGAGATCAAGCCGCAGGCCCGCGCGCCGATGACCGCGATCGCCAAGCTGGTCTTCGGCCGCGACCACGACAAGACCCGACTGACCGAGGCCGCGACCGTGCTCGCCTATGCCGCGCGCACCGGCGTGCCGGAGGGCGGGCTGCCGCGCGTGCTGGAGGCCGCCGCGGGCGGGATCAAGGGCATCGTCGCGGAGGAGCGCGCCGCCCGCCGTCCCGCCGCCCCGACGCGCCGCGCCGCCGGCCCGAAACTGGACGGGCGCGCGCCCGTCGCCGAGCTGGCGATTCCCAGCGGGCTGGAGGACGGCGCGCCCGTCATCCTGATCGGCCGCGCCACCGCCACCGGCATCGCGGTGATCGGCACCATGGCGCCGGACGAGAAGCTGACGGCACGGGTGCTGCGTCGGCTGGCCTGA
- a CDS encoding NAD-glutamate dehydrogenase yields MVEKSLKILSAALASRLTHRALPGELVGFGEDKQAEAAEFLAQTAAQRAPGQPAIALEALPGDGARRRMRLAIVNDDMPFLVDSVAAAIGDRDIAVDRVIHPVIRVTRDAGGQLTGIEDAGGASESMIYVELERVDAKDRRALTDEIAHLLADVRAAVTDWRTMQAALAADAGMVDDTGGDAEGANLLRWFLDRHFTLLGHERWHVDGRTDPAAALGIAKNEHDLPILAERSKRLAVEYFTAGNAAPLLLKSSLISPVHRRVPLDLLVVPIQTAGRVTGLSIHAGLWTSAALNAPPRSVPILRQRLAASEAKFGFDPTGHTGKALTHAIATLPHDVMVAVDAASMEELALTAMSLADRPRPKLVLVPSPLGRHLYAFVWLPRDELTTARRVAIADMLSEAANGQVLNWATSIDDGRIALLRYTIDLRGAGRLPDALTLDDRLEKMVRGWAPSIEAALTEEVGAARAARLSLRHAAAFPPRYRTGATPEEAARDIVSIANLVDEADREVRFTAGGDGMLHLKVYRQGGPLALSDAVPALEHFGFRVIEEMPTALTDEERSSIHDFTLETQADVPAVLAAADTLQEALAQVLEGRAEDDGFNRLMLEAGLSPRAVVLYRAWYRYLRQAGMSYGLSNVVDTLTRTRTVTLALVDLFAARHDTTSTIDADAAQGAIDAGLDAVTGIDDDRILRAFRAVIDATLRTNAFTEAANEALAFKLDSAKIPGLPAPLPWREVWVYSPRVEGIHLRAGPVARGGLRWSDRRDDFRTEILGLMKAQRVKNAVIVPTGAKGGFYAKQLPSPANRDAWLAEGTEAYRIFIRTLLSITDNIVAGQVVHPDGVAVHDGEDPYFVVAADKGTATFSDVANAIALERGFWLGDAFASGGSVGYDHKAMGITAKGAWVSVQRHFAERGVDVQTQPIRVVGCGDMSGDVFGNGMLLSKAIKLVAAFDHRHIFLDPDPDPAASWDERARMFALPRSSWADYDTSLISEGGGVFARDLKSIPLSPQVRAALGIAAERMEPTALISAILKSPADLIWFGGIGTYVKAAAENNATVGDPANDRLRVDAEELRAIAIGEGANLGVTQAARIAFASRGGRINTDFIDNSAGVDCSDNEVNIKIALNREMIEGRLAFEDRNAVLGSMTDDVAHLVLEDNRLQTLGLSIAERDGAQALPSYVRLIEVFEEGGRLDRRVEGLGSNVDLLRRAGEGRGLTRPELAVLLATAKLTLQDAIEASPLGMDEALTPDLHAAFPRAMQERFGEAIDQHRLRSEIVATKLANRIVNRIGILHPFELAEEEGAALADIAAMFVVAERQFALPELWHAIETTAMPEAGRLALFDEVAVAVRSQIADLLRATISGVAPSEVLGRLSQGVARLDDAASDLLLDEARAHCARIADTLEQAGAPHDLAVRVVRLFELDGAIGLAELGVQLEVDETKLARAFTRLGQALGLDWAQSTATRINPSDPWERLLIAGLARDFQQLRLDFLGRGGTTEPEALVDRWLDANATRVGQFRAVIDRARNATAPNAAMLAQIAGQARVLLGR; encoded by the coding sequence ATGGTGGAAAAGTCTCTCAAGATACTGTCGGCCGCGCTCGCATCGCGGCTGACGCATCGTGCACTTCCCGGCGAGCTCGTCGGCTTCGGCGAGGACAAGCAGGCGGAGGCCGCCGAGTTCCTGGCGCAGACCGCGGCACAGCGCGCGCCGGGGCAGCCCGCCATCGCGCTGGAGGCGTTGCCCGGCGACGGCGCGCGGCGGCGGATGCGCCTCGCCATCGTCAACGACGACATGCCGTTCCTGGTCGATTCGGTCGCCGCGGCGATCGGCGACCGCGACATCGCGGTCGACCGCGTCATCCACCCCGTCATCCGCGTCACGCGCGATGCCGGCGGCCAGCTGACCGGGATCGAGGATGCCGGCGGCGCGAGCGAATCGATGATCTATGTCGAGCTGGAGCGCGTCGACGCCAAGGATCGCCGCGCGCTGACCGACGAGATCGCGCACCTGCTGGCGGACGTGCGCGCCGCGGTGACCGACTGGCGCACGATGCAGGCCGCGCTCGCCGCGGACGCGGGCATGGTCGACGACACCGGCGGCGACGCGGAAGGGGCGAACCTGCTGCGCTGGTTCCTCGACCGCCATTTCACCTTGCTGGGGCATGAGCGGTGGCACGTCGACGGCCGCACCGATCCCGCCGCGGCGCTGGGCATCGCGAAAAACGAGCATGACCTGCCGATCCTCGCCGAGCGGTCGAAGCGGCTGGCCGTGGAATATTTCACCGCCGGCAACGCCGCGCCGCTGCTGCTGAAGTCGTCGCTGATCTCGCCGGTCCATCGCCGCGTGCCGCTCGACCTGCTGGTGGTCCCGATCCAGACCGCGGGGCGCGTCACCGGGCTGTCGATCCATGCCGGGCTGTGGACCTCGGCGGCGCTCAACGCACCGCCGCGCAGCGTGCCGATCCTGCGCCAGCGCCTGGCCGCGAGCGAAGCGAAGTTCGGGTTCGATCCCACCGGCCACACCGGCAAGGCGCTGACCCACGCCATCGCCACGCTGCCGCACGACGTGATGGTCGCGGTCGACGCCGCGTCGATGGAGGAGCTGGCGCTGACCGCGATGAGCCTTGCGGACCGCCCGCGGCCCAAGCTGGTGCTGGTCCCCTCCCCGCTCGGGCGCCACCTCTACGCCTTCGTCTGGCTGCCGCGCGACGAGCTGACCACCGCGCGCCGCGTCGCCATCGCCGACATGCTGTCGGAGGCGGCGAACGGTCAGGTGCTCAACTGGGCCACCAGCATCGACGACGGGCGAATCGCGCTGCTGCGCTACACGATCGACCTGCGCGGCGCGGGGCGGCTGCCCGATGCGCTGACGCTCGACGACCGGCTGGAAAAGATGGTCCGCGGCTGGGCGCCCTCGATCGAGGCCGCACTGACCGAGGAAGTGGGCGCCGCCCGCGCCGCGCGCCTGTCGCTGCGCCACGCCGCCGCCTTCCCGCCGCGCTACCGCACCGGCGCCACCCCGGAGGAGGCCGCGCGCGACATCGTCTCGATCGCCAATCTGGTCGACGAGGCGGACCGCGAGGTGCGCTTCACCGCGGGCGGCGACGGGATGCTCCACCTCAAGGTCTATCGCCAGGGCGGGCCGCTGGCGCTGTCGGATGCCGTCCCCGCGCTCGAGCATTTCGGCTTCCGCGTGATCGAGGAGATGCCGACCGCGCTGACGGACGAGGAACGCAGCTCGATCCACGATTTCACGCTGGAGACGCAGGCCGACGTGCCCGCGGTCCTCGCCGCCGCCGACACGCTGCAGGAGGCGCTGGCGCAGGTGCTGGAGGGCCGCGCGGAGGATGACGGCTTCAACCGGCTGATGCTGGAGGCGGGGCTCAGCCCGCGCGCGGTCGTCCTCTACCGCGCCTGGTACCGCTATCTGCGCCAGGCGGGGATGAGCTACGGCCTGAGCAATGTCGTCGACACGCTGACGCGCACCCGCACGGTGACGCTGGCGCTGGTCGACCTGTTCGCGGCGCGCCACGACACCACGTCCACGATCGACGCCGATGCGGCGCAGGGCGCGATCGACGCCGGGCTCGACGCGGTCACGGGGATCGACGACGACCGCATCCTGCGCGCCTTCCGCGCGGTGATCGATGCGACGCTGCGCACCAACGCCTTCACCGAGGCGGCGAACGAGGCGCTGGCGTTCAAGCTCGACAGCGCGAAGATCCCCGGCCTGCCCGCCCCGCTGCCGTGGCGCGAGGTGTGGGTGTACAGCCCGCGCGTGGAGGGCATCCATCTGCGCGCCGGCCCCGTCGCGCGCGGCGGCCTGCGCTGGTCCGACCGCCGCGACGACTTCCGCACCGAGATCCTGGGTCTGATGAAGGCGCAGCGGGTCAAGAACGCGGTCATCGTGCCGACCGGCGCGAAGGGCGGCTTCTATGCCAAGCAGCTCCCCTCCCCCGCCAACCGCGACGCGTGGCTGGCCGAGGGGACGGAGGCGTACCGCATCTTCATCCGCACGCTGTTGTCGATCACCGACAATATCGTCGCCGGGCAGGTGGTCCATCCCGACGGCGTCGCGGTCCACGACGGGGAGGATCCGTATTTCGTCGTCGCCGCGGACAAGGGCACCGCGACCTTCAGCGACGTCGCCAATGCGATCGCGCTCGAACGCGGCTTCTGGCTGGGCGACGCCTTCGCCAGCGGCGGCTCGGTCGGCTACGATCACAAGGCGATGGGCATCACCGCCAAGGGCGCGTGGGTTTCCGTCCAGCGCCATTTCGCGGAGCGCGGGGTCGACGTGCAGACGCAGCCGATCCGCGTCGTCGGGTGCGGCGACATGTCGGGCGACGTGTTCGGCAACGGCATGCTGCTGTCGAAGGCGATCAAGCTGGTCGCCGCGTTCGACCACCGCCACATCTTCCTCGACCCCGATCCCGATCCCGCGGCGAGCTGGGACGAGCGCGCGCGCATGTTCGCGCTCCCGCGCTCCAGCTGGGCGGATTACGACACGTCGCTGATCTCGGAGGGCGGCGGCGTCTTCGCGCGCGACCTGAAGTCGATTCCGCTTTCGCCGCAGGTCCGGGCCGCCCTCGGCATCGCCGCCGAGCGGATGGAGCCGACCGCGCTCATCTCCGCGATCCTGAAGAGCCCGGCCGACCTCATCTGGTTCGGCGGCATCGGCACCTATGTGAAGGCCGCGGCGGAGAATAACGCGACCGTCGGCGATCCCGCCAACGACCGCCTGCGCGTCGATGCCGAGGAATTGCGCGCGATCGCGATCGGCGAGGGCGCGAACCTGGGCGTGACGCAGGCGGCGCGCATCGCCTTCGCCAGCCGCGGCGGGCGGATCAACACCGACTTCATCGACAATTCGGCCGGCGTCGACTGCTCCGACAACGAGGTCAACATCAAGATCGCGCTCAACCGCGAGATGATCGAGGGGCGTCTCGCGTTCGAGGATCGCAACGCCGTGCTCGGCAGCATGACCGACGACGTCGCGCACCTGGTGCTGGAGGACAACCGCCTCCAGACGCTCGGCCTGTCGATCGCCGAGCGCGACGGCGCGCAGGCGCTGCCCAGCTACGTCCGGCTGATCGAGGTGTTCGAGGAGGGCGGCCGGCTCGACCGCCGGGTCGAGGGGCTCGGCAGCAACGTCGACCTGCTGCGCCGCGCGGGCGAGGGCCGCGGGCTCACGCGGCCGGAACTGGCCGTGCTGCTCGCCACCGCCAAGCTGACGCTGCAGGATGCGATCGAGGCATCGCCGCTGGGCATGGACGAGGCGCTGACCCCCGACCTGCACGCCGCCTTCCCGCGCGCCATGCAGGAGCGGTTCGGCGAGGCGATCGACCAGCACCGCCTGCGCAGCGAGATCGTCGCGACGAAGCTCGCCAACCGCATCGTCAACCGCATCGGCATCCTCCACCCGTTTGAGCTGGCGGAGGAGGAGGGCGCCGCGCTGGCGGACATCGCCGCGATGTTCGTCGTCGCGGAGCGCCAGTTCGCGCTGCCCGAGCTGTGGCACGCGATCGAGACGACCGCGATGCCCGAGGCCGGGCGCCTCGCGCTGTTCGACGAGGTCGCGGTCGCGGTTCGGTCGCAGATCGCCGACCTGCTGCGCGCGACCATCTCCGGCGTGGCCCCGTCCGAGGTGCTGGGCCGCCTGTCGCAGGGTGTGGCGCGGCTGGACGACGCCGCAAGCGACCTGCTGCTCGACGAGGCCCGCGCCCACTGCGCCCGCATCGCCGATACGCTGGAACAGGCCGGCGCGCCGCACGACCTCGCCGTGCGCGTGGTGCGGCTGTTCGAGCTCGACGGCGCGATCGGCCTGGCCGAGCTCGGCGTGCAGCTGGAGGTCGACGAGACGAAGCTGGCGCGCGCCTTCACCCGGCTGGGGCAGGCGCTGGGGCTCGACTGGGCGCAATCGACCGCGACGCGGATCAACCCCAGCGACCCGTGGGAGCGCCTGCTGATCGCGGGACTGGCACGCGATTTCCAGCAATTGCGGCTCGACTTCCTCGGCCGCGGCGGCACGACCGAACCGGAGGCGCTGGTCGATCGGTGGCTGGACGCGAATGCGACGCGCGTCGGTCAGTTCCGCGCCGTCATCGACCGCGCGCGCAACGCCACCGCCCCCAATGCCGCGATGCTGGCGCAGATCGCCGGCCAGGCGCGCGTGCTGCTGGGGCGGTAA
- a CDS encoding putative bifunctional diguanylate cyclase/phosphodiesterase, whose product MQTTVIPGFPRSTTDAPRYAEAQLSHLRRQIPPLYALLAVNAAALAFTHRHLAPALLTLQVPAVLIAACLARMLVWALPTKRPVAGPVDAVARLRRITPLALAMAVSFVTWALVLDRYGGPYEHGHVAIFISITVLGCVFCLGYLPRAALMVCTSVIGIFLAYNLWKGTEVLIAVAFNVALVTAVILKVLRDSFDGFLQLQASQEALQSERTAAERLNDENARLARTDALTQLPNRRLFMAELEQRLAQADAIERVSVGLLDLDGFKPINDTYGHGQGDRLLTALGERLRAVASDRVMVARLGGDEFGVIVRGDAYAAAAEGERLCDLLRQPVVLGEVTVAVGCSAGFATFPDAGRSAHELFDRADFALYHAKANQRGGCVIFSPRLEQLVRGEQALEAALQSAPLEQEFSVVFQPVFDTATLEIVGVEALARWESPTLGKVAPDQFFPVAERLGITRPLTLALFGKVLAAGAELPRSMRISFNLSPVDLVDRTTIDLMLERLEESAVDPRRLVFELTENALVTDLTAAVEAMHRLKAIGIRLALDDFGTGYSSLSSLHQMPFDILKVDRSFAARLSDHVGRRLVAAIRGVGRSLSMRCVMEGIETETQLIEARLSGFELAQGYHLSRPMTLEDLTQMVRARQAAA is encoded by the coding sequence ATGCAGACGACGGTCATCCCCGGCTTTCCTCGATCGACCACGGATGCGCCGCGTTATGCGGAGGCGCAATTGTCGCACCTTCGCCGCCAGATCCCGCCGCTCTACGCGCTGCTGGCGGTCAATGCCGCCGCGCTCGCCTTCACCCATCGCCATCTGGCGCCCGCGCTGCTGACGCTTCAGGTGCCGGCGGTGCTGATCGCTGCCTGTCTGGCCCGCATGCTGGTGTGGGCGCTCCCCACGAAGCGTCCGGTCGCCGGGCCGGTCGACGCGGTCGCGCGATTGCGCCGGATCACGCCGCTCGCGCTGGCGATGGCGGTCAGCTTCGTCACCTGGGCGCTGGTCCTGGACCGTTACGGCGGCCCGTACGAGCACGGGCATGTCGCGATCTTCATCTCGATCACGGTGCTGGGTTGCGTGTTCTGCCTGGGATATCTGCCGCGCGCCGCGCTGATGGTGTGCACCAGCGTCATCGGCATCTTCCTGGCCTATAATCTGTGGAAGGGGACCGAGGTCCTGATCGCGGTCGCCTTCAACGTCGCGCTGGTGACCGCGGTGATCCTGAAGGTATTGCGCGATTCGTTCGACGGTTTCCTCCAGTTGCAGGCCTCGCAGGAGGCATTGCAGAGCGAGCGGACCGCCGCCGAGCGGCTGAACGACGAGAATGCGCGGCTGGCGCGTACCGACGCGCTCACGCAATTGCCCAACCGCCGCCTCTTCATGGCGGAGCTGGAGCAGCGGCTGGCGCAGGCGGATGCGATCGAGCGGGTGAGCGTCGGGCTGCTCGACCTGGACGGGTTCAAGCCGATCAACGACACCTATGGCCACGGACAGGGCGATCGGCTGTTGACGGCGCTGGGCGAGCGGCTGCGCGCGGTGGCGAGCGACCGGGTGATGGTGGCGCGGCTGGGCGGCGACGAATTCGGGGTCATCGTCCGCGGCGATGCATATGCCGCCGCGGCGGAGGGCGAGCGGCTGTGCGACCTGCTGCGCCAGCCGGTGGTGCTGGGCGAGGTGACCGTCGCGGTCGGCTGCTCGGCGGGGTTCGCGACCTTTCCCGATGCCGGGCGGTCGGCGCACGAGCTGTTCGACCGCGCCGACTTCGCGCTGTACCACGCCAAGGCCAACCAGCGCGGCGGCTGCGTCATCTTCTCGCCGCGGCTGGAGCAGCTGGTCCGTGGCGAACAGGCGCTGGAGGCCGCGCTCCAGTCGGCCCCGCTGGAGCAGGAGTTCTCGGTCGTGTTCCAGCCGGTGTTCGACACCGCCACGCTGGAGATCGTCGGGGTGGAGGCGCTGGCGCGCTGGGAATCGCCGACGCTGGGCAAGGTGGCGCCCGACCAGTTCTTCCCGGTGGCCGAGCGGCTCGGCATCACGCGGCCGCTGACGCTGGCGCTGTTCGGAAAGGTGCTGGCGGCGGGCGCCGAGCTGCCGCGATCGATGCGCATCTCGTTCAACCTGTCGCCGGTCGACCTGGTCGACCGCACCACGATCGACCTGATGCTGGAGCGGCTCGAAGAGTCCGCAGTGGACCCGAGGCGACTGGTCTTCGAACTGACGGAAAACGCGCTCGTCACCGACCTGACCGCGGCGGTGGAGGCGATGCACCGTCTGAAGGCGATCGGCATCCGGCTGGCGCTCGACGATTTCGGCACCGGCTATTCCAGCCTCAGTTCGCTCCACCAGATGCCGTTCGACATCCTGAAGGTGGACCGCAGCTTCGCCGCGCGGCTGTCCGACCATGTCGGTCGCCGGCTGGTCGCCGCGATCCGCGGCGTCGGGCGCTCGCTGTCGATGCGCTGCGTGATGGAGGGGATCGAGACCGAAACCCAGCTGATCGAGGCGCGGCTGTCAGGGTTCGAGCTGGCGCAGGGCTATCACCTGTCGCGCCCGATGACGCTGGAGGACCTGACGCAGATGGTGCGCGCACGACAGGCCGCGGCCTGA
- a CDS encoding ribbon-helix-helix domain-containing protein, with product MTIAAPPGGFAGPVKRSITIAGHATSISLEPVFWAALEAAAVARGLPLSALVAQVDALRIDRPDPPNLASALRSWLFVAPRDCNK from the coding sequence GTGACCATCGCCGCGCCCCCCGGCGGCTTCGCGGGGCCGGTGAAACGGTCGATCACGATCGCGGGGCACGCAACCTCGATCAGTCTCGAGCCGGTGTTCTGGGCCGCGCTGGAGGCGGCGGCCGTCGCGCGCGGACTACCGCTGTCCGCTTTGGTGGCACAGGTCGACGCGCTGCGGATCGATCGTCCGGACCCGCCCAATCTGGCGAGCGCGCTGCGCAGCTGGCTGTTCGTCGCCCCACGCGATTGTAATAAATAA